From one Anopheles cruzii chromosome 3, idAnoCruzAS_RS32_06, whole genome shotgun sequence genomic stretch:
- the LOC128274341 gene encoding C-terminal-binding protein isoform X2, translating to MMPKRSRLGDVRGPISNGPMQSRPLVALLDGRDCSIEMPILKDVATVAFCDAQSTSEIHEKVLNEAVGALMWHTIILTKEDLEKFKALRIIVRIGSGVDNIDVKAAGELGIAVCNVPGYGVEEVADTTMCLILNLYRRTYWLANMVREGKKFTGPEQVRDAAQGCARIRGDTLGLVGLGRIGSAVALRAKVFGFNVSFYDPYLPDGIEKSLGLNRVYTLQELLFHSDCVSLHCTLNEHNHHLINEFTIKQMRPGAFLVNTARGGLVDDEALAIALKQGRIRAAALDVHENEPYNGALKDAPNLLCTPHAAFYSEAATTELREMAASEIRRAIIGNIPECLRNCVNKEYFLRSSTGGGAGGYSEAGINGGYYSGGLQQAHSTTPLEAPHSAGSHAPPSGGGPPPPSVAVPPVSAVTAPPPQAS from the exons ATGATGCCGAAACGATCACGTCTGGGTGACGTCCGCGGACCCATCTCGAATGGGCCGATGCAGTCGCGACCGCTCGTGGCGCTGCTCGATGGGCGCGACTGTTCGATCGAGATGCCGATACTGAAGgatgtggccaccgttgcATTCTGCGATGCACAGAGCACCTCAGAGATCCATGAAAAA GTATTAAACGAAGCCGTTGGCGCACTGATGTGGCACACAATCATTCTGACGAAGGAAGATCTGGAAAAGTTCAAAGCGCTCCGGATAATCGTCCGGATTGGCAGCGGGGTCGACAACATTGACGTGAAGGCGGCCGGCGAGCTCGGCATCGCCGTGTGTAACGTGCCGGGCTACGGGGTCGAGGAGGTGGCCGACACGACCATGTGCTTGATCCTGAACCTCTACCGAAGGACCTACTGGTTGGCGAACATGGTGCGAGAAGGCAAGAAATTCACCGGCCCGGAACAAGTGCGAGATGCAGCGCAG ggATGTGCCAGAATACGGGGCGATACACTCGGGCTGGTCGGACTGGGGCGCATCGGTAGCGCGGTGGCGCTACGGGCGAAAGTGTTTGGTTTCAACGTGAGCTTCTACGATCCGTACCTGCCGGACGGGATCGAGAAATCGCTCGGGCTCAACCGCGTCTACACCCTGCAGGAGCTGCTGTTCCACTCCGATTGCGTTTCGCTGCACTGTACATTAAATGAACATAATCATCACCTAATCAATGAGTTCACGATTAAACAG ATGAGACCCGGCGCATTTCTGGTAAACACGGCACGCGGTGGCCTGGTGGATGACGAGGCTCTGGCCATTGCGCTGAAACAGGGACGAATCCGGGCGGCCGCACTTGACGTTCATGAGAATGAGCCATACAAT GGTGCACTGAAGGACGCCCCGAACCTACTCTGCACGCCACACGCAGCCTTCTACAGCGAGGCGGCCACGACGGAGCTGCGCGAGATGGCGGCGAGCGAAATCCGGCGGGCAATCATTGGCAATATCCCGGAGTGTCTCCGGAACTGCGTGAACAAGGAGTACTTCCTGCGCTCGTCGACGggcggtggtgccggcggATACTCAGAAG CTGGTATAAATGGCGGCTATTATTCAGGTGGATTACAGCAAGCCCATAGTACAACACCGCTCGAGGCACCGCACAGTGCAGGATCGCATGCGCcacccagcggcggcggtccccCGCCACCGTCCGTTGCCGTACCGCCTGTTTCCGCTGTtacagcgccaccaccacaag CCTCTTAG
- the LOC128274341 gene encoding C-terminal-binding protein isoform X1, which yields MMPKRSRLGDVRGPISNGPMQSRPLVALLDGRDCSIEMPILKDVATVAFCDAQSTSEIHEKVLNEAVGALMWHTIILTKEDLEKFKALRIIVRIGSGVDNIDVKAAGELGIAVCNVPGYGVEEVADTTMCLILNLYRRTYWLANMVREGKKFTGPEQVRDAAQGCARIRGDTLGLVGLGRIGSAVALRAKVFGFNVSFYDPYLPDGIEKSLGLNRVYTLQELLFHSDCVSLHCTLNEHNHHLINEFTIKQMRPGAFLVNTARGGLVDDEALAIALKQGRIRAAALDVHENEPYNVFQGALKDAPNLLCTPHAAFYSEAATTELREMAASEIRRAIIGNIPECLRNCVNKEYFLRSSTGGGAGGYSEAGINGGYYSGGLQQAHSTTPLEAPHSAGSHAPPSGGGPPPPSVAVPPVSAVTAPPPQAS from the exons ATGATGCCGAAACGATCACGTCTGGGTGACGTCCGCGGACCCATCTCGAATGGGCCGATGCAGTCGCGACCGCTCGTGGCGCTGCTCGATGGGCGCGACTGTTCGATCGAGATGCCGATACTGAAGgatgtggccaccgttgcATTCTGCGATGCACAGAGCACCTCAGAGATCCATGAAAAA GTATTAAACGAAGCCGTTGGCGCACTGATGTGGCACACAATCATTCTGACGAAGGAAGATCTGGAAAAGTTCAAAGCGCTCCGGATAATCGTCCGGATTGGCAGCGGGGTCGACAACATTGACGTGAAGGCGGCCGGCGAGCTCGGCATCGCCGTGTGTAACGTGCCGGGCTACGGGGTCGAGGAGGTGGCCGACACGACCATGTGCTTGATCCTGAACCTCTACCGAAGGACCTACTGGTTGGCGAACATGGTGCGAGAAGGCAAGAAATTCACCGGCCCGGAACAAGTGCGAGATGCAGCGCAG ggATGTGCCAGAATACGGGGCGATACACTCGGGCTGGTCGGACTGGGGCGCATCGGTAGCGCGGTGGCGCTACGGGCGAAAGTGTTTGGTTTCAACGTGAGCTTCTACGATCCGTACCTGCCGGACGGGATCGAGAAATCGCTCGGGCTCAACCGCGTCTACACCCTGCAGGAGCTGCTGTTCCACTCCGATTGCGTTTCGCTGCACTGTACATTAAATGAACATAATCATCACCTAATCAATGAGTTCACGATTAAACAG ATGAGACCCGGCGCATTTCTGGTAAACACGGCACGCGGTGGCCTGGTGGATGACGAGGCTCTGGCCATTGCGCTGAAACAGGGACGAATCCGGGCGGCCGCACTTGACGTTCATGAGAATGAGCCATACAATGTATTTCAG GGTGCACTGAAGGACGCCCCGAACCTACTCTGCACGCCACACGCAGCCTTCTACAGCGAGGCGGCCACGACGGAGCTGCGCGAGATGGCGGCGAGCGAAATCCGGCGGGCAATCATTGGCAATATCCCGGAGTGTCTCCGGAACTGCGTGAACAAGGAGTACTTCCTGCGCTCGTCGACGggcggtggtgccggcggATACTCAGAAG CTGGTATAAATGGCGGCTATTATTCAGGTGGATTACAGCAAGCCCATAGTACAACACCGCTCGAGGCACCGCACAGTGCAGGATCGCATGCGCcacccagcggcggcggtccccCGCCACCGTCCGTTGCCGTACCGCCTGTTTCCGCTGTtacagcgccaccaccacaag CCTCTTAG
- the LOC128274341 gene encoding C-terminal-binding protein isoform X3 — protein sequence MMPKRSRLGDVRGPISNGPMQSRPLVALLDGRDCSIEMPILKDVATVAFCDAQSTSEIHEKVLNEAVGALMWHTIILTKEDLEKFKALRIIVRIGSGVDNIDVKAAGELGIAVCNVPGYGVEEVADTTMCLILNLYRRTYWLANMVREGKKFTGPEQVRDAAQGCARIRGDTLGLVGLGRIGSAVALRAKVFGFNVSFYDPYLPDGIEKSLGLNRVYTLQELLFHSDCVSLHCTLNEHNHHLINEFTIKQMRPGAFLVNTARGGLVDDEALAIALKQGRIRAAALDVHENEPYNVFQGALKDAPNLLCTPHAAFYSEAATTELREMAASEIRRAIIGNIPECLRNCVNKEYFLRSSTGGGAGGYSEGGLQQAHSTTPLEAPHSAGSHAPPSGGGPPPPSVAVPPVSAVTAPPPQAS from the exons ATGATGCCGAAACGATCACGTCTGGGTGACGTCCGCGGACCCATCTCGAATGGGCCGATGCAGTCGCGACCGCTCGTGGCGCTGCTCGATGGGCGCGACTGTTCGATCGAGATGCCGATACTGAAGgatgtggccaccgttgcATTCTGCGATGCACAGAGCACCTCAGAGATCCATGAAAAA GTATTAAACGAAGCCGTTGGCGCACTGATGTGGCACACAATCATTCTGACGAAGGAAGATCTGGAAAAGTTCAAAGCGCTCCGGATAATCGTCCGGATTGGCAGCGGGGTCGACAACATTGACGTGAAGGCGGCCGGCGAGCTCGGCATCGCCGTGTGTAACGTGCCGGGCTACGGGGTCGAGGAGGTGGCCGACACGACCATGTGCTTGATCCTGAACCTCTACCGAAGGACCTACTGGTTGGCGAACATGGTGCGAGAAGGCAAGAAATTCACCGGCCCGGAACAAGTGCGAGATGCAGCGCAG ggATGTGCCAGAATACGGGGCGATACACTCGGGCTGGTCGGACTGGGGCGCATCGGTAGCGCGGTGGCGCTACGGGCGAAAGTGTTTGGTTTCAACGTGAGCTTCTACGATCCGTACCTGCCGGACGGGATCGAGAAATCGCTCGGGCTCAACCGCGTCTACACCCTGCAGGAGCTGCTGTTCCACTCCGATTGCGTTTCGCTGCACTGTACATTAAATGAACATAATCATCACCTAATCAATGAGTTCACGATTAAACAG ATGAGACCCGGCGCATTTCTGGTAAACACGGCACGCGGTGGCCTGGTGGATGACGAGGCTCTGGCCATTGCGCTGAAACAGGGACGAATCCGGGCGGCCGCACTTGACGTTCATGAGAATGAGCCATACAATGTATTTCAG GGTGCACTGAAGGACGCCCCGAACCTACTCTGCACGCCACACGCAGCCTTCTACAGCGAGGCGGCCACGACGGAGCTGCGCGAGATGGCGGCGAGCGAAATCCGGCGGGCAATCATTGGCAATATCCCGGAGTGTCTCCGGAACTGCGTGAACAAGGAGTACTTCCTGCGCTCGTCGACGggcggtggtgccggcggATACTCAGAAG GTGGATTACAGCAAGCCCATAGTACAACACCGCTCGAGGCACCGCACAGTGCAGGATCGCATGCGCcacccagcggcggcggtccccCGCCACCGTCCGTTGCCGTACCGCCTGTTTCCGCTGTtacagcgccaccaccacaag CCTCTTAG